A genomic window from Gallaecimonas xiamenensis 3-C-1 includes:
- the rplI gene encoding 50S ribosomal protein L9, producing MNVILLDKIANLGSLGDHVKVKAGYARNFLIPQGKAVMATRDNIAHFEARRAELEAKLAEVLAAAEARAEQVRGLESVEIATKAGDEGKLFGSIGTRDIADAISAKGVAVAKSEVKLPEGALRNLGEFDVELQLHSDVFASIKVVLVAEA from the coding sequence ATGAACGTCATTCTGTTGGACAAGATCGCTAACCTGGGCAGCCTGGGTGATCACGTCAAAGTTAAAGCTGGTTACGCTCGTAACTTCCTGATCCCGCAGGGTAAAGCTGTTATGGCTACCCGCGACAACATCGCTCATTTCGAAGCTCGCCGCGCCGAACTGGAAGCCAAACTGGCTGAAGTTCTGGCCGCTGCCGAAGCCCGTGCCGAGCAGGTGAGAGGTCTGGAAAGCGTTGAAATCGCCACTAAAGCCGGTGACGAAGGCAAGCTGTTCGGTTCTATCGGTACTCGCGATATCGCCGACGCCATCAGCGCCAAAGGCGTTGCCGTTGCCAAGTCCGAAGTTAAACTGCCTGAAGGTGCCCTGCGCAACCTGGGCGAGTTCGACGTCGAACTGCAACTGCACAGCGACGTATTCGCCAGCATCAAAGTGGTTCTGGTTGCCGAAGCCTAA
- the rpsR gene encoding 30S ribosomal protein S18, producing the protein MARFFRRRKFCRFTAEGVTEIDYKDIATLKNYITESGKIVPSRITGTSAKYQRQLARAIKRARYLALLPYTDLHK; encoded by the coding sequence ATGGCCCGTTTCTTCCGTCGTCGCAAGTTCTGCCGTTTCACTGCAGAAGGCGTCACTGAAATCGATTACAAAGACATCGCAACTCTGAAGAACTACATCACCGAGAGCGGCAAGATCGTCCCCAGCCGTATCACCGGTACCAGCGCCAAGTATCAGCGCCAGCTGGCCCGTGCTATCAAGCGCGCCCGCTACCTGGCTCTGCTGCCTTACACCGACCTGCACAAGTAA
- the priB gene encoding primosomal replication protein N has product MQRNRVQIDGHLAKAPRRSKSPAGIPHCQFWLEHVSTQNEANMARQARLRIAVVASGTELDPLTRELQMGSAVTVTGFLVSHMGRDGLAKTVLHAQHIELLN; this is encoded by the coding sequence GTGCAACGTAACCGGGTGCAGATAGACGGGCACCTTGCCAAAGCGCCTAGGCGCAGCAAGAGCCCGGCCGGGATCCCCCACTGCCAGTTCTGGTTGGAGCATGTCTCCACGCAGAACGAGGCCAATATGGCCAGGCAGGCCAGACTGCGCATAGCCGTAGTGGCCAGTGGGACAGAACTGGATCCGCTAACCCGGGAACTACAGATGGGTTCTGCCGTAACCGTGACCGGTTTTCTGGTCAGCCATATGGGCCGAGACGGCCTGGCAAAAACGGTACTGCATGCCCAGCACATCGAATTGTTGAATTAG
- the rpsF gene encoding 30S ribosomal protein S6, producing the protein MRHYEIVIMVHPDQSEQVPGMIERYTGAVKNGGGEVTRLEDWGRRQLAYPINKLHKAHYVLLNVETTQEVVDELESTFRFNDAILRHAILRTKHAVTEASPMAKAKEERRERRDDREESVEAEEASAE; encoded by the coding sequence ATGCGTCATTACGAAATCGTGATCATGGTTCACCCTGATCAAAGCGAGCAGGTTCCGGGCATGATCGAGCGCTACACTGGTGCCGTTAAAAACGGTGGTGGTGAAGTAACTCGCCTGGAAGACTGGGGCCGCCGTCAACTGGCTTACCCGATCAACAAGCTGCACAAAGCCCACTATGTTCTGCTGAACGTAGAGACCACTCAAGAAGTGGTTGACGAGCTGGAAAGCACTTTCCGCTTCAACGACGCCATCCTGCGTCACGCCATCCTGCGTACCAAGCACGCTGTGACCGAAGCTTCTCCCATGGCCAAAGCCAAGGAAGAGCGTCGTGAGCGTCGCGACGATCGCGAAGAGAGCGTTGAAGCCGAAGAGGCCAGCGCCGAGTAA
- a CDS encoding DUF481 domain-containing protein has translation MRLLCLLLLVATLPVWALVPPYYGKSEQEYRWAAEAEVGLSSTRGNTEVETYNSRLKVALDTDRTHQEATFTSNFSRDGETTSAERYKLELQSDGKFWPNYYLFLRGSQLFDRFGSYQSETTVASGIGTNLISKRFTSLKFEIGPGYRLQEVPDESEDSDNREAIVRSVLKYERRIHERTRFNAGIELEAGNENTIGMLDASFTNQLWGDLALKLGFYYRYTEVVDPDKSNYDTQSTLNLLYTF, from the coding sequence ATGCGTTTGCTGTGCCTGTTGTTGTTGGTCGCCACCCTGCCCGTCTGGGCCCTGGTGCCCCCCTATTATGGGAAGTCCGAACAGGAATACCGCTGGGCGGCAGAAGCCGAAGTGGGCCTGTCCTCAACCCGGGGTAACACCGAAGTGGAAACCTACAACAGCCGGCTCAAAGTGGCCCTGGATACCGACCGTACCCACCAGGAGGCCACCTTTACTTCCAACTTCTCCCGGGACGGTGAAACCACCAGCGCCGAACGCTACAAGCTTGAGCTGCAGTCCGACGGCAAGTTCTGGCCCAACTATTATCTCTTTCTGCGCGGTTCCCAATTATTTGACCGCTTTGGTTCCTACCAATCGGAAACCACCGTCGCCTCGGGTATAGGTACCAACCTTATCAGCAAGCGCTTTACGTCCCTGAAATTCGAGATAGGGCCTGGTTACCGTTTGCAGGAAGTGCCGGATGAAAGCGAAGACAGCGACAATCGCGAAGCCATTGTGCGCTCGGTACTGAAATACGAACGGCGTATCCACGAGCGAACCCGCTTCAACGCCGGTATTGAGTTGGAAGCCGGTAACGAGAACACCATCGGCATGCTGGATGCGTCCTTTACCAACCAATTGTGGGGTGACCTGGCCCTGAAGCTGGGCTTTTACTACCGCTACACCGAAGTGGTGGACCCGGATAAGTCCAACTACGACACCCAGTCCACCCTCAACCTGCTTTATACCTTCTGA
- the rlmB gene encoding 23S rRNA (guanosine(2251)-2'-O)-methyltransferase RlmB, producing MSQDWIFGIHAIDGAIRRQPESLVKLWVARERQDQRLAEVIADAQAMGLAIEWVSKKTLDDKSKGAVHQGVMAQIKAAKALNENKLDEILEKAQQPLLLVLDGVTDPHNLGACLRTADAAGATAVIVPKNNSASLNATVRKVACGAAETMPLVEVTNLARTLRALKDKGIWVVGTAGETDKELFGVQLTGPLAIVMGAEGKGLRRLTREHCDELVAIPMAGLVSSLNVSVATGVCLFEVVRQRQKV from the coding sequence ATGAGTCAGGATTGGATCTTCGGTATCCATGCCATCGACGGGGCCATCCGTCGCCAACCGGAAAGCCTGGTCAAACTCTGGGTTGCCCGGGAACGCCAGGACCAGCGCCTGGCCGAGGTGATTGCCGACGCCCAAGCCATGGGACTGGCCATCGAATGGGTCTCTAAAAAGACCCTGGATGACAAGTCCAAAGGGGCAGTGCACCAAGGGGTAATGGCACAGATCAAGGCGGCCAAGGCCCTGAATGAAAACAAGCTGGACGAGATCTTGGAAAAGGCCCAGCAGCCTTTGCTGCTGGTGCTGGATGGCGTCACCGATCCCCACAACCTGGGGGCCTGCCTGCGCACCGCCGATGCTGCCGGCGCCACCGCCGTTATCGTGCCCAAGAACAACTCGGCCAGCCTAAACGCCACAGTGCGTAAAGTGGCCTGTGGCGCCGCAGAAACCATGCCCCTGGTGGAAGTAACCAACCTGGCCAGGACCTTGAGGGCCCTCAAGGACAAGGGCATCTGGGTAGTGGGTACTGCTGGCGAGACCGACAAAGAGCTGTTCGGTGTCCAGCTCACCGGCCCCTTGGCCATCGTCATGGGCGCCGAGGGTAAGGGCCTTAGGCGCCTGACCCGTGAACACTGCGACGAACTGGTGGCCATTCCCATGGCCGGGCTGGTGTCCAGCCTGAACGTGTCAGTGGCAACCGGCGTCTGCCTGTTCGAGGTGGTGCGCCAGCGTCAGAAGGTATAA
- the rnr gene encoding ribonuclease R: MRDPIKDPFADREAERYDNPIPSREAIMEEMRQLGKPQSLRALIQHLALDDEDQQEGLRRRLRAMERDGQLVFTRQKAYALTERMDLIKGRVQGHPDGFGFVKVEGGEDLYLSNTEMYKAFSGDLVLAQPIKTDRRGRVEGRIVRVLEARSSQLVGRYFRDDGIGYVVPDDRRIAQDILIPDDARGGARAGQVVVLELTQRPSTRFSPVGKVVEILGEHMAPGMEIEIALRNHDLPHSWSEEVKQEIAGLTEEVREEDKAGRVDLRSLPLVTIDGEDARDFDDAVYCEAKKSGGWRLWVAIADVSHYVRLGTALDKEAYNRGNSVYFPSQVIPMLPEVLSNGLCSLNPEVDRLCMVCEMTVSDKGNLSGAKFYPAVMHSKARLTYNKVQAMLDGDEQLRSQYAAVLPHVEELHNLFGALKEARRERGAIEFETQETKFLFNAERKIEKVVPLHRVTAHMIIEECMILANVASAKFVQKHKVPCLYRVHDLPDEEKISNFHQFLGELGLSMGGGLEPEPKDFTKLLEKLGDRPDAELIQTMLLRSMKQAIYESDCRGHFGLALQAYSHFTSPIRRYPDLILHRAIKAVLAKQGQAEVGAEGGFVYSEDKMDAMGEHCSMTERRADDATREVSDWLKCEYMQDHVGDVFTGVISSATSFGLFIRLDDLLIEGLLHVTSLENDYYHFDATQQALVGERAGKRYRLGDRIEVRVAAVNLDSRKIDLVLGTESRSRKPSVRDGLKSGKLVKKGDKKDVAKVLADNFADKKGRKKKSHPPKGGKPRKKK; this comes from the coding sequence ATGCGCGACCCCATCAAGGACCCCTTTGCCGACCGAGAGGCAGAGCGTTACGACAACCCCATTCCCAGCCGCGAAGCCATCATGGAAGAGATGCGCCAGCTCGGCAAACCCCAAAGCCTCAGGGCCCTCATCCAGCATTTGGCCCTGGACGACGAAGACCAGCAAGAAGGTCTGCGCCGCCGCCTGCGCGCCATGGAGCGTGACGGCCAGCTGGTCTTTACCCGCCAAAAGGCCTATGCCCTGACCGAGCGTATGGACCTTATCAAGGGCCGGGTGCAAGGGCACCCGGACGGCTTTGGCTTCGTCAAGGTGGAAGGGGGCGAGGACCTGTACCTGTCCAACACCGAAATGTACAAGGCCTTCAGCGGCGATCTGGTACTGGCCCAGCCCATCAAGACCGACCGCCGTGGCCGTGTGGAAGGGCGTATAGTCCGGGTACTGGAAGCCCGCTCTTCACAGCTGGTTGGCCGTTATTTCCGTGACGACGGCATTGGCTATGTGGTGCCGGACGACAGGCGCATTGCCCAGGACATCCTGATCCCTGACGACGCCCGTGGCGGCGCCCGTGCCGGCCAGGTGGTGGTGCTGGAACTGACCCAGCGCCCCAGCACCCGCTTCAGCCCGGTGGGCAAAGTGGTGGAGATCCTCGGCGAGCACATGGCCCCCGGCATGGAGATCGAGATTGCCCTTCGCAACCACGACCTGCCCCATAGCTGGTCCGAGGAAGTCAAACAGGAAATCGCTGGCCTCACCGAAGAGGTCCGCGAAGAAGACAAGGCCGGCCGGGTAGACCTGCGCAGCCTGCCGCTGGTGACCATAGACGGTGAAGACGCCCGCGACTTTGACGACGCCGTATACTGCGAAGCCAAAAAATCCGGGGGCTGGCGCCTGTGGGTGGCCATTGCCGACGTCTCCCACTACGTGCGCCTGGGTACCGCCCTGGACAAGGAAGCCTACAACAGGGGTAACTCTGTGTACTTCCCGTCCCAGGTCATTCCCATGCTGCCGGAAGTGCTGTCCAACGGCCTGTGCTCCCTCAACCCAGAAGTAGACCGCCTCTGTATGGTCTGCGAGATGACGGTGTCCGATAAGGGCAACCTGTCCGGGGCCAAGTTCTACCCGGCGGTAATGCACTCCAAGGCCCGTCTCACCTACAACAAGGTGCAGGCCATGCTGGACGGCGACGAACAGCTGCGCAGCCAGTATGCGGCCGTGTTGCCCCACGTGGAGGAATTGCACAACCTGTTCGGGGCCCTGAAAGAGGCCCGCAGAGAGCGTGGCGCCATCGAGTTTGAAACCCAGGAAACCAAGTTCCTGTTCAACGCCGAGCGCAAGATTGAAAAGGTAGTGCCCCTGCACCGGGTGACGGCGCACATGATCATCGAAGAGTGCATGATCCTCGCCAACGTTGCCTCCGCCAAGTTCGTGCAAAAGCACAAGGTGCCTTGCCTGTACCGGGTGCATGACCTGCCGGACGAAGAGAAGATCTCCAATTTCCACCAGTTCCTGGGAGAATTGGGCCTGAGCATGGGGGGCGGCCTGGAACCCGAACCCAAGGACTTCACCAAGCTGCTGGAAAAACTTGGTGACAGGCCCGATGCCGAACTGATCCAGACCATGCTGCTGCGCTCCATGAAGCAGGCGATCTACGAGTCCGACTGCCGTGGCCACTTTGGCCTGGCCTTGCAGGCTTACTCCCACTTCACCTCGCCCATTCGCCGCTACCCCGACCTTATCCTGCACCGGGCCATCAAGGCGGTGCTGGCCAAGCAGGGCCAGGCCGAGGTCGGCGCCGAAGGCGGCTTTGTCTACAGCGAAGACAAGATGGACGCCATGGGCGAGCACTGCTCCATGACCGAGCGCCGCGCCGACGACGCCACCCGTGAAGTGTCCGACTGGCTCAAGTGCGAATACATGCAGGACCATGTGGGGGACGTCTTCACCGGGGTTATCTCCTCTGCCACCAGTTTCGGCCTCTTTATACGTTTGGACGATCTGTTGATCGAAGGCCTGCTGCATGTCACTAGCCTGGAAAATGACTACTACCACTTCGACGCGACCCAGCAAGCCCTGGTGGGTGAGCGCGCCGGCAAACGCTACCGCCTGGGCGATCGCATCGAGGTACGGGTCGCTGCTGTGAACCTGGATTCGCGCAAAATCGACCTGGTGCTGGGCACTGAAAGCCGCAGCCGCAAGCCCTCGGTCCGCGACGGCCTCAAGAGTGGCAAGCTGGTGAAAAAGGGCGACAAGAAAGATGTTGCCAAGGTCCTGGCCGACAACTTTGCCGATAAGAAAGGCAGGAAGAAGAAATCCCATCCGCCCAAGGGCGGTAAGCCCCGTAAGAAGAAGTAA
- a CDS encoding sulfatase-like hydrolase/transferase — MPFMSRVSRFWLLALLPLAALLWRFSAFMPPMTPLSALYLVLTLVGWYGLLLGLLALASSLFALLPRRLGATLVVVMGACAGALAWVDLEVFEQYRFHLSPFVFDLFFSEPGEVISFSWLTWLAGIAAMLGCLFICVGLWHFSRARWPSWPAWTLVALCFLSSQLWHAVADARADSRITVLTRNLPAYQPLTAKRFMVKHGWAKAHTETQALDFHQKGALRYPLSPLSAHPKQKLNVLYLLVDAWRADELNPQVAPNISTFAKSPDTKRYLNHYSGGNSTQAGIFSLFYSLPATYWGAFAGSQQGPVLMDWFKENDYAFGIYGSATLRSPAFDKTVFSGISPLHSQAGEEKRWRRDSNSVEQFGQFLEQRDPKQPFFGFLFFDAVHAYDFPPDFESKVEPYWQRVDHIKLNNDFDPTPYRNRYRTAVRYVDSLVGKVLEQLKAKGLLDNTIVVISADHGEEFNDHHKNYWGHGSNYSDAQVKVPLVIHWPGKEGGEVSYRTSHFDLVPTLAQDLFDVEAPLTDYSLGQPLSRQGDRPWLLVGSYYNYALKGNNEMVVAYPTGQTELLSGDLSPLPGRPPAQAIKAALTWMGRFYR; from the coding sequence ATGCCGTTTATGTCTCGGGTCAGCCGGTTCTGGTTGCTGGCCCTGCTGCCGTTGGCAGCCCTGCTTTGGCGTTTTTCCGCCTTTATGCCGCCGATGACCCCCTTGTCGGCACTTTACTTGGTACTGACCCTGGTGGGGTGGTACGGCCTTTTGCTGGGACTTTTAGCCCTGGCCTCAAGCCTTTTTGCCCTTTTGCCAAGGCGCTTGGGGGCAACCCTGGTAGTGGTGATGGGCGCCTGCGCCGGCGCCCTGGCCTGGGTGGATCTTGAGGTATTCGAACAGTATCGCTTCCACCTCAGCCCTTTTGTCTTCGATCTCTTTTTCAGTGAGCCAGGTGAAGTCATCAGCTTTTCCTGGCTAACCTGGCTGGCCGGTATTGCCGCCATGCTGGGTTGCCTCTTTATCTGCGTTGGTCTCTGGCATTTTAGCCGTGCCCGCTGGCCCAGTTGGCCGGCCTGGACCCTGGTGGCCCTGTGTTTCCTGTCCAGCCAGCTTTGGCATGCCGTGGCCGATGCCAGGGCCGACAGCCGGATAACGGTGCTGACCCGCAATCTACCCGCCTACCAGCCCCTGACCGCCAAGCGTTTTATGGTCAAACATGGTTGGGCAAAGGCCCACACCGAGACCCAGGCCCTGGATTTTCATCAAAAGGGGGCGCTGCGCTATCCCCTGTCGCCACTGAGTGCCCACCCCAAGCAAAAGCTTAACGTGCTTTATCTGTTGGTTGACGCCTGGCGGGCAGATGAACTTAATCCCCAGGTGGCACCCAATATCAGCACCTTCGCCAAAAGCCCGGACACCAAGCGCTACCTCAACCATTACAGCGGCGGTAACTCCACCCAGGCCGGGATCTTCTCCCTTTTTTACAGCCTACCCGCAACCTATTGGGGCGCCTTTGCCGGCAGCCAGCAAGGCCCGGTGCTGATGGACTGGTTCAAGGAGAACGATTACGCCTTCGGTATCTATGGGTCGGCCACCCTGCGCAGCCCCGCCTTTGACAAGACGGTGTTCTCCGGGATAAGCCCGCTCCATTCCCAGGCCGGGGAAGAAAAACGCTGGCGCCGCGACAGCAACAGCGTCGAGCAGTTCGGCCAGTTCCTCGAACAGCGCGATCCAAAGCAGCCTTTTTTCGGTTTCCTGTTCTTTGACGCCGTGCACGCCTACGATTTTCCGCCCGACTTTGAGTCCAAGGTAGAGCCTTACTGGCAGCGGGTAGACCATATAAAGCTCAACAACGATTTCGACCCAACCCCATATCGCAACCGCTACCGCACGGCAGTGCGCTATGTGGACAGCCTGGTGGGCAAAGTGCTGGAGCAGCTCAAGGCCAAGGGGCTGCTGGACAACACCATAGTGGTGATCAGCGCCGATCACGGGGAAGAGTTCAACGATCACCACAAGAACTACTGGGGCCACGGCTCCAATTATTCCGATGCCCAGGTCAAGGTGCCCCTGGTGATCCACTGGCCGGGTAAGGAAGGGGGAGAGGTGAGCTACCGCACCAGCCACTTCGACCTGGTGCCGACCCTGGCCCAGGATCTCTTCGATGTAGAAGCGCCATTGACGGACTACAGCCTGGGCCAGCCCCTGTCACGGCAAGGCGACAGACCCTGGCTGTTGGTGGGCAGCTACTATAACTACGCGCTTAAAGGGAATAACGAGATGGTGGTGGCCTACCCTACCGGGCAGACCGAACTCTTGAGCGGTGACCTGTCGCCGTTGCCGGGGCGCCCCCCAGCCCAGGCCATCAAGGCGGCCCTGACCTGGATGGGGCGTTTTTATCGCTGA
- a CDS encoding tetratricopeptide repeat protein yields the protein MKYLISLMFLALPVMAAEEVQPVQVYDQDELLELIAINKHLRRVLDDDCQLVQDIEARAEVAKVPAYEFTWGDMLAHGICVPTNVTLGITYIERAANQGLPEAMEQLGRYYATGKWVQTDMHRAMTLLRMATRSHNLKATLRFADLASKGYGIPEDKELALTELKNAIIPDKGKWQQAHQMVARLEKQLPPSVVARISQR from the coding sequence ATGAAATATCTGATTTCACTTATGTTCTTGGCGTTGCCTGTGATGGCGGCGGAAGAAGTGCAACCGGTACAGGTGTACGACCAGGACGAGTTGCTGGAGCTTATCGCCATCAACAAGCACCTAAGACGGGTGCTGGACGACGATTGCCAACTGGTGCAGGACATTGAGGCGCGTGCCGAGGTGGCCAAGGTGCCGGCCTATGAATTTACCTGGGGGGATATGCTGGCGCACGGTATCTGCGTGCCCACTAATGTGACCCTGGGGATCACCTATATCGAAAGGGCGGCCAACCAGGGCCTGCCGGAGGCCATGGAGCAACTTGGCCGCTACTATGCCACCGGCAAGTGGGTACAGACCGACATGCACAGGGCCATGACATTACTGCGCATGGCAACCCGCTCACACAATCTCAAGGCCACCTTGCGCTTTGCCGATCTGGCCAGCAAGGGCTACGGCATCCCCGAAGACAAGGAACTGGCGTTGACCGAACTGAAAAACGCCATCATTCCCGACAAGGGCAAATGGCAGCAGGCCCACCAGATGGTGGCGCGCCTGGAAAAGCAGCTGCCACCTTCCGTGGTTGCCCGCATTTCTCAGCGATAA
- a CDS encoding TonB-dependent receptor plug domain-containing protein: MIEKKNIAKFVQMTLLMSAGAAMSNMAYAADDEASVQDDKKVERIEVTGSRIKRTDIEGASPVVVIDASEISRRGFTSTFQVLDSLTQATGSKQGEQFTNSFTPAAQDVNLRGLGGGRTLVLLNGRRVADYPLPFNGQSNFFNWSTIPLAAVKRVEILTDGASAIYGSDAIAGVVNVITKDQVDETTISAQFGTTTNGGGDSKQFQATTGFELGSSNWVVSAEYKENKPIYGKDRDWLNSYMDNPNPSSRYPSLAIIDMDWNGGANFGKGELPSPDACINSESGYVAAYSPSRADYCGGDLTGDESLRAYRENLSLYAHGEMDLTDNISLFTDILYFDTSVENSGAKLFWGGYSFDDTRGLRRYQRIFSSSELGANIDTSDETTTNVTLGLKGVLAGQYDWEVSYTDSRYDLKSRTRRFKEEAIDLYFLTDRDYGIGSAIGSGVRNSIFSPLSQETLAGLTGTQKQDADSSMKQLTGIIGGDLFELPAGMVQFSATAEYSSQDYSIDLDERTLNKDGFGWSGLTGTEGGGDRDRYAAGIEFLVPVFEGFDLSPAIRYDKYDDGSSVGGRFTSQIKFTYRPIDELMFRGGWSQTFRAPDMHYLFAKDSGFYTNVVDTYQCDQDGEGSAACENTVQIQGNRSGNLDLKEEKGQNFSLGLVAEPIENLSFTIDYYKIELEDVVYDISAQRLVNDEAECRDGSRDPNSSYCQFVFSKVIRGGSGGSAGDIVEVGTYPINQAKQNQSGFDASASYKWTTDYGDLSVQLGYTIVTKLEEQVFPDDPMTSIRSSGYDPRSKVNGSVTWSTDKYQATLYADRTGSTLNYDEDGRLSGWTRFNLTAGMELTDNVGLGITVNNLFDERPPEDKNWTAWPYFDRSYYNAVGREVFVSTTVRF, translated from the coding sequence ATGATAGAAAAGAAAAATATTGCAAAATTCGTCCAAATGACGCTGTTGATGAGCGCAGGTGCTGCCATGTCAAACATGGCATACGCAGCTGATGACGAAGCTTCTGTACAGGATGACAAGAAAGTTGAGCGTATTGAAGTCACCGGGTCCCGTATCAAGCGGACCGACATCGAAGGTGCTTCACCGGTTGTTGTGATCGATGCCAGCGAGATCTCTCGCCGTGGTTTCACATCAACATTTCAAGTTTTGGATTCACTGACCCAAGCAACAGGCTCCAAGCAAGGTGAGCAGTTCACCAACTCTTTCACGCCTGCCGCCCAAGACGTTAACCTCCGCGGGCTCGGTGGTGGTCGTACTCTGGTCCTGTTGAACGGACGCCGTGTTGCTGACTACCCTCTGCCGTTCAACGGCCAAAGCAACTTCTTTAACTGGTCAACTATCCCACTGGCCGCCGTTAAGCGCGTCGAAATTCTCACCGATGGTGCATCTGCCATTTACGGCTCAGACGCCATAGCTGGCGTAGTTAACGTCATCACCAAAGATCAGGTGGATGAAACCACTATCAGTGCCCAATTCGGCACCACCACCAATGGTGGTGGCGACTCCAAACAGTTCCAAGCCACAACGGGCTTTGAATTGGGCTCTTCAAACTGGGTTGTATCTGCCGAGTATAAAGAGAACAAGCCGATCTACGGTAAGGATCGTGACTGGCTCAACTCCTATATGGATAACCCGAACCCCAGCAGCCGATACCCATCCCTAGCGATCATCGACATGGACTGGAATGGTGGCGCCAACTTCGGTAAAGGCGAACTGCCCAGCCCTGACGCCTGTATCAACTCCGAGTCGGGTTATGTTGCGGCCTACAGCCCCAGCCGCGCAGACTATTGTGGCGGCGATCTGACGGGTGACGAATCCTTACGTGCCTATCGTGAGAACCTCTCCCTGTACGCCCACGGTGAAATGGATCTGACTGACAACATCAGCCTCTTCACAGACATCCTCTACTTCGATACGTCCGTAGAGAATTCTGGCGCCAAGCTGTTCTGGGGTGGCTACTCCTTCGATGACACTCGCGGGTTACGTCGTTACCAACGTATCTTCAGCAGTAGCGAACTGGGCGCCAACATTGACACCAGTGATGAAACTACCACCAACGTCACCCTGGGTTTGAAAGGTGTGTTGGCAGGTCAATACGATTGGGAAGTTTCCTACACCGACAGCCGTTATGATCTGAAAAGCCGTACCCGTCGCTTTAAAGAAGAAGCGATCGACCTCTACTTCCTGACCGACAGGGATTACGGTATCGGCAGCGCCATCGGCTCCGGCGTGCGTAACTCTATCTTTTCACCGCTGTCACAAGAAACTTTGGCAGGCCTAACCGGCACCCAAAAGCAAGATGCTGATTCGTCTATGAAACAGCTGACCGGTATCATTGGCGGTGACCTGTTCGAGCTGCCGGCCGGTATGGTGCAGTTTTCTGCTACTGCGGAATACTCCAGCCAGGACTACAGCATCGACCTGGATGAGCGGACCCTCAATAAAGATGGCTTTGGTTGGTCAGGCCTGACAGGCACTGAGGGTGGTGGCGACCGTGACCGCTATGCTGCTGGCATAGAGTTCTTGGTGCCTGTGTTTGAAGGCTTTGACCTATCCCCCGCTATTCGTTATGACAAATATGACGATGGCTCTTCTGTCGGTGGTCGTTTTACCAGCCAGATTAAGTTCACCTATCGCCCTATCGACGAACTGATGTTCCGTGGTGGTTGGTCTCAAACCTTCCGTGCCCCTGACATGCACTATCTGTTTGCCAAAGACAGCGGTTTTTACACCAACGTTGTGGACACCTACCAATGTGACCAAGACGGTGAAGGCAGTGCTGCCTGTGAAAACACTGTCCAAATCCAAGGTAACCGTTCAGGCAACTTGGATCTGAAAGAAGAGAAGGGACAAAACTTCAGCCTGGGTCTGGTGGCCGAGCCCATCGAGAACCTCAGCTTTACCATCGACTACTATAAAATTGAGCTTGAAGACGTTGTTTACGACATCTCAGCACAACGCCTGGTCAATGATGAAGCGGAGTGCCGTGATGGGTCACGTGACCCCAACTCCTCCTACTGCCAATTTGTCTTCAGCAAAGTCATTCGTGGCGGTAGTGGTGGCAGCGCAGGGGACATCGTTGAGGTGGGTACCTATCCCATCAACCAAGCCAAGCAGAATCAGTCTGGGTTTGACGCTTCCGCCTCGTACAAGTGGACCACCGACTACGGCGATCTGAGCGTCCAGCTCGGTTACACCATCGTTACCAAGCTGGAAGAGCAGGTCTTCCCTGACGATCCCATGACCTCTATTCGTAGCTCCGGTTACGACCCCCGTTCCAAGGTCAACGGTTCCGTCACCTGGAGTACCGACAAGTACCAGGCAACTCTCTATGCAGACCGTACCGGTTCTACTCTGAACTATGATGAAGACGGTCGACTGAGCGGCTGGACAAGGTTCAACTTGACAGCGGGCATGGAGCTGACTGATAACGTCGGTCTGGGGATCACCGTCAATAACCTCTTCGACGAGCGTCCGCCGGAAGACAAAAACTGGACCGCCTGGCCTTACTTTGATCGCAGCTACTACAATGCTGTTGGTCGTGAAGTATTCGTCAGTACCACAGTCCGTTTCTAA